A single Kryptolebias marmoratus isolate JLee-2015 linkage group LG7, ASM164957v2, whole genome shotgun sequence DNA region contains:
- the agfg2 gene encoding arf-GAP domain and FG repeat-containing protein 2 isoform X1 — MSNRKHRDNQEICARKVRELAQSGVNKHCFECSQPGVTYTDITVGSFVCTSCSGMLRGLNPPHRVKSISMTTFSQQEVEFLQNHGNEVGRRTWLCVFDPKADGCPDLKDSQKFKEFLQDKYEKKKWHFSKSKNRRDAEGPWSPGVQAAPPPHGPLTSQGPPHNLPASARPTRPLSQTQLPSWDRAPTASPADMRTDAFTARPSRSQSFRDPSLKDSSLCGLERQRPGSLSLGGPGHAPSFPALPRPSASSSFKNHFTLGRTVSVSGTTGPFRAFPKSLSVDFSGLSHPQTQALPQSRSQPQQQPATVSQTTPPVGGGQDRYAAVSHLDSVFFESSSTAGI; from the exons ATGTCGAACCGAAAGCACCGGGACAACCAAGAAATCTGCGCCCGCAAGGTCCGGGAGCTGGCCCAGTCCGGGGTAAACAAACACTGCTTCGAGTGCAGCCAGCCCGGGGTGACGTACACGGACATCACGGTGGGCAGCTTCGTCTGCACGTCGTGCTCCGGAATGct GAGAGGCCTCAACCCTCCCCACAGAGTCAAGTCCATCTCCATGACGACGTTCTCCCAACAGGAAGTGGAGTTCCTCCAAAACCATGGCAACGAG gtcgGGAGAAGAACCTGGCTGTGTGTGTTCGACCCGAAGGCCGACGGCTGCCCCGACCTGAAGGACTCGCAGAAGTTTAAGGAGTTTCTTCAGGATAAATACGAGAAGAAGAAATG gcATTTCTCCAAAAGTAAAAACCGGAGGGACGCGGAGGGTCCCTGGAGCCCGGGGGTCCAGGCCGCGCCCCCTCCCCACGGCCCCCTGACGAGCCAGGGCCCGCCCCACAACCTGCCCGCCAGCGCCAGACCGACGCGACCACTG TCTCAGACCCAGCTGCCGTCGTGGGATCGAGCTCCCACCGCCTCGCCTGCTGACATGAGGACGGACGCCTTCACGGCCCGCCCGTCCCGCTCGCAGAGCTTCAGGGACCCCTCTCTGAAAG ACTCCAGCCTGTGCGGTTTGGAACGGCAGCGACCGGGCTCTCTGTCGCTGGGCGGGCCGGGCCACGCCCCCTCGTTCCCCGCCCTGCCGCGGCCTTCAG CCAGCAGCTCATTCAAAAACCACTTCACTTTAG GTCGGACGGTGTCGGTCTCGGGGACCACGGGGCCCTTCAGGGCCTTTCCCAAGTCCCTCAGCGTGGACTTCAGCGGTCTGAGCCACCCTCAGACGCAGGCCCTGCCTCAGTCCCGGTCCCAGCCTCAGCAGCAGCCCGCCACCGTCAGCCAGACGACACCTCCGGTCGGCGGCGGCCAGGACCGATACGCCGCCGTGTCCCACCTGGATAGCGTCTTCTTTGAATCGTCGTCCACCGcaggtatttaa
- the agfg2 gene encoding arf-GAP domain and FG repeat-containing protein 2 isoform X2 codes for MSNRKHRDNQEICARKVRELAQSGVNKHCFECSQPGVTYTDITVGSFVCTSCSGMLRGLNPPHRVKSISMTTFSQQEVEFLQNHGNEVGRRTWLCVFDPKADGCPDLKDSQKFKEFLQDKYEKKKWHFSKSKNRRDAEGPWSPGVQAAPPPHGPLTSQGPPHNLPASARPTRPLSQTQLPSWDRAPTASPADMRTDAFTARPSRSQSFRDPSLKDSSLCGLERQRPGSLSLGGPGHAPSFPALPRPSGRTVSVSGTTGPFRAFPKSLSVDFSGLSHPQTQALPQSRSQPQQQPATVSQTTPPVGGGQDRYAAVSHLDSVFFESSSTAGI; via the exons ATGTCGAACCGAAAGCACCGGGACAACCAAGAAATCTGCGCCCGCAAGGTCCGGGAGCTGGCCCAGTCCGGGGTAAACAAACACTGCTTCGAGTGCAGCCAGCCCGGGGTGACGTACACGGACATCACGGTGGGCAGCTTCGTCTGCACGTCGTGCTCCGGAATGct GAGAGGCCTCAACCCTCCCCACAGAGTCAAGTCCATCTCCATGACGACGTTCTCCCAACAGGAAGTGGAGTTCCTCCAAAACCATGGCAACGAG gtcgGGAGAAGAACCTGGCTGTGTGTGTTCGACCCGAAGGCCGACGGCTGCCCCGACCTGAAGGACTCGCAGAAGTTTAAGGAGTTTCTTCAGGATAAATACGAGAAGAAGAAATG gcATTTCTCCAAAAGTAAAAACCGGAGGGACGCGGAGGGTCCCTGGAGCCCGGGGGTCCAGGCCGCGCCCCCTCCCCACGGCCCCCTGACGAGCCAGGGCCCGCCCCACAACCTGCCCGCCAGCGCCAGACCGACGCGACCACTG TCTCAGACCCAGCTGCCGTCGTGGGATCGAGCTCCCACCGCCTCGCCTGCTGACATGAGGACGGACGCCTTCACGGCCCGCCCGTCCCGCTCGCAGAGCTTCAGGGACCCCTCTCTGAAAG ACTCCAGCCTGTGCGGTTTGGAACGGCAGCGACCGGGCTCTCTGTCGCTGGGCGGGCCGGGCCACGCCCCCTCGTTCCCCGCCCTGCCGCGGCCTTCAG GTCGGACGGTGTCGGTCTCGGGGACCACGGGGCCCTTCAGGGCCTTTCCCAAGTCCCTCAGCGTGGACTTCAGCGGTCTGAGCCACCCTCAGACGCAGGCCCTGCCTCAGTCCCGGTCCCAGCCTCAGCAGCAGCCCGCCACCGTCAGCCAGACGACACCTCCGGTCGGCGGCGGCCAGGACCGATACGCCGCCGTGTCCCACCTGGATAGCGTCTTCTTTGAATCGTCGTCCACCGcaggtatttaa